The following coding sequences lie in one uncultured Mailhella sp. genomic window:
- a CDS encoding NAD(P)-binding protein, with protein sequence MNAPEPHDSLFSDACEQKRPEPMPPCLRGSLLGINYGMPARLMAAGQEREAALALRKETPFGGILAALGDPGAQATCPKGSAHPFISRMLKHLSEHYGDMLFQPLSLPFSGKRAVVIGSGPAGLQAAWTLREQGCAVVVLEAASSAGVTLLHAPVQESSSAPAAPSPAVPAEIVERTLAMLSRSGIEFRCASPVGQAELHKLRSSFDLVFCACGKGAVLPADAEGRVEGNLFAAGTCVKNQKGMGALQSMAAARKAALAAGSAIGENAAPSGRPKDSTPSLAKEALFPKDAPAQELRFREEAEFSLRREAQQCLSCLQTV encoded by the coding sequence ATGAACGCTCCCGAACCGCACGACTCTCTTTTCTCCGACGCCTGTGAACAAAAACGTCCGGAACCGATGCCGCCCTGCCTGCGCGGCTCCCTGCTCGGCATCAACTACGGCATGCCTGCCCGTCTCATGGCGGCAGGGCAAGAGCGGGAAGCCGCGCTTGCCCTGCGAAAAGAAACGCCGTTCGGAGGCATCCTCGCCGCGCTCGGCGATCCCGGAGCCCAGGCGACATGTCCCAAGGGAAGCGCTCACCCGTTCATCTCCCGCATGCTGAAGCATCTTTCGGAACACTACGGCGACATGCTGTTCCAGCCTCTCTCCCTGCCCTTTTCCGGAAAGCGCGCCGTCGTCATAGGCTCCGGCCCCGCAGGTCTTCAGGCCGCCTGGACTCTGCGCGAACAGGGATGCGCCGTCGTCGTGCTCGAAGCCGCGTCTTCGGCCGGAGTCACGCTGCTCCACGCGCCCGTGCAGGAATCAAGCTCGGCTCCGGCTGCGCCTTCTCCCGCGGTTCCCGCAGAAATCGTGGAGCGCACCCTGGCCATGCTCTCCCGCTCGGGCATTGAATTTCGCTGCGCCTCCCCTGTGGGACAGGCCGAACTCCACAAGCTCCGCAGCAGCTTCGACCTCGTTTTCTGCGCCTGCGGCAAGGGAGCGGTGCTGCCCGCAGACGCCGAAGGCCGTGTTGAAGGAAATCTTTTTGCCGCAGGAACCTGCGTAAAAAATCAGAAGGGCATGGGCGCGCTGCAGTCCATGGCTGCGGCCAGAAAGGCCGCGCTGGCCGCAGGCTCCGCGATAGGAGAAAATGCAGCGCCGTCCGGTCGGCCCAAAGATTCGACACCGTCACTCGCCAAGGAAGCCCTTTTCCCGAAAGACGCCCCCGCACAGGAGCTCCGGTTCCGGGAAGAGGCAGAGTTCTCTCTCCGCCGCGAGGCGCAGCAATGCCTCTCCTGCCTTCAAACAGTATGA
- a CDS encoding NapC/NirT family cytochrome c has protein sequence MKASRHGPWKMLLGGTALGAVLVLLAAAGMQFSDSRPFCSTCHVMREAALTHSLSPHADLACNECHAPHNLLAKLPFKAQEGLRDVVANLQGKEAPLLARLETREVVNANCRACHRVTNEDVMMAKPYCVDCHRAMAHQKKTPVSYREAADE, from the coding sequence ATGAAAGCGTCCAGACACGGTCCATGGAAAATGCTGCTGGGGGGCACCGCGCTGGGAGCTGTGCTGGTGCTTCTTGCAGCCGCCGGAATGCAATTTTCCGACTCAAGACCATTCTGTTCCACCTGTCACGTCATGCGCGAAGCCGCGCTCACGCACAGCCTCTCGCCGCATGCCGACCTCGCGTGCAACGAATGTCACGCGCCCCACAATCTGCTCGCCAAGCTGCCGTTCAAGGCGCAGGAAGGTCTGCGCGACGTCGTCGCCAACCTGCAGGGCAAGGAAGCGCCGCTCCTCGCGCGGCTGGAAACCCGGGAAGTGGTCAACGCCAATTGTCGCGCCTGTCACCGGGTCACCAATGAAGACGTCATGATGGCCAAGCCCTACTGCGTGGACTGCCACCGGGCCATGGCGCATCAGAAGAAAACCCCCGTCAGCTACAGGGAGGCGGCAGATGAATAA
- a CDS encoding FCD domain-containing protein — protein sequence MAESILSMITVDRTLKPGDKLPNELELASQLGVSRITLREGIRMLAARNVLEIRRGRGTYVREDFKERSFRELHDVPTAEGSAESVYEMRMIFEPEVAYYATLRATESEMMHICELAKRIASGDPEDPRLLEDEKTFHRAIARATHNEFMNRLMPVLQEAFEQAMDLAPRHPEALHRSRYDHQLILDFMVSRNAEGARSAMKIHILHIMDALNLTPARIGE from the coding sequence GTGGCTGAAAGCATTCTGTCCATGATTACCGTGGACAGAACCCTCAAGCCGGGCGACAAGCTGCCCAATGAACTGGAACTCGCCAGCCAACTCGGCGTGAGCCGCATCACTCTGCGGGAGGGCATACGCATGCTCGCCGCCCGCAACGTTCTGGAAATACGACGAGGCCGAGGCACCTACGTGCGCGAAGACTTCAAGGAACGCTCGTTCCGCGAACTGCACGACGTGCCGACCGCCGAAGGCAGCGCCGAATCCGTGTATGAAATGCGCATGATCTTTGAACCCGAGGTCGCCTACTACGCCACGCTCCGCGCCACGGAAAGCGAAATGATGCATATCTGCGAGCTCGCCAAGCGCATCGCCTCCGGCGATCCCGAGGATCCGCGCCTGCTGGAGGACGAAAAAACCTTCCATCGCGCCATCGCCCGGGCCACGCACAACGAATTCATGAACCGGCTCATGCCCGTGCTCCAGGAAGCCTTCGAGCAGGCCATGGACCTCGCGCCCCGTCATCCCGAAGCCCTGCACCGCAGCCGCTACGATCATCAGCTCATTCTCGACTTCATGGTCAGCAGAAACGCCGAAGGCGCGAGGAGCGCCATGAAGATACACATTCTGCACATCATGGACGCCCTGAACCTGACGCCGGCAAGAATCGGCGAATAA
- a CDS encoding glycosyltransferase: MRFLFCDNMYPGRFGHLPARLAADPENRVMFLSYHARSGGADDNVAHARFRLDRTENAQESDPFFAAWGKAFRLGRQAFRTFCHIRDSGFVPDMIFITFFDGPALFVRRAFPEAFVTSYFGALRVRDADVASRLDALADVQNHQALQSDLCFVRSEAQKARFAAPLQPRLHVLPPFVDTTFFSPGHGELREFFPDENARELVVFHMKGASRAAAEGAQTALALLAGRPSCCAALAFGNERARDLWRERGAALPERLRQRLLFVGGLDKNDYRALLCAADVHVFPENEDPPLQEMLETMSCETLLMTPEGGRNPLFVPGETVETFPADASMEERARRIAAALDGREESLRIRRRGRSVMERRCNEASVLDEHLRFVLAAFARTRQA, encoded by the coding sequence ATGCGATTTCTGTTCTGCGACAACATGTATCCCGGCAGGTTCGGTCATCTGCCTGCGCGCCTGGCGGCCGATCCTGAAAACAGGGTCATGTTTCTTTCGTATCACGCGAGGAGCGGCGGCGCGGACGACAACGTGGCCCATGCCCGCTTCCGGCTCGACAGAACGGAAAACGCGCAGGAATCCGATCCCTTTTTCGCGGCCTGGGGCAAGGCATTCCGGCTCGGCAGGCAGGCGTTCCGCACGTTCTGCCACATCCGCGACTCCGGCTTCGTGCCGGACATGATCTTCATCACGTTTTTCGACGGGCCGGCGCTGTTTGTGCGCCGCGCGTTTCCCGAGGCGTTCGTGACCTCGTATTTCGGCGCGCTGCGCGTGCGGGACGCCGATGTTGCCTCCCGCCTCGACGCGCTCGCCGACGTGCAGAATCATCAGGCGCTGCAGAGCGATCTGTGCTTTGTGCGCAGCGAGGCGCAGAAGGCGCGTTTTGCCGCGCCGCTGCAGCCGCGGCTGCACGTGCTGCCGCCCTTTGTGGATACGACGTTTTTTTCGCCCGGGCACGGGGAGCTGCGCGAGTTCTTTCCCGATGAAAACGCGCGCGAGCTCGTGGTGTTTCACATGAAGGGGGCGTCGCGCGCCGCGGCCGAAGGCGCGCAGACCGCGCTTGCGCTGCTGGCAGGCCGTCCTTCGTGCTGCGCGGCGCTGGCGTTCGGCAACGAGAGGGCGCGCGATCTCTGGCGGGAGCGCGGCGCGGCGCTCCCGGAGCGGTTGCGGCAGCGGCTCCTTTTTGTCGGCGGTCTGGACAAGAACGACTATCGCGCGCTGCTGTGCGCCGCCGACGTGCATGTTTTCCCCGAAAACGAAGATCCGCCGCTCCAGGAAATGCTGGAAACCATGAGCTGCGAAACCCTGCTCATGACGCCGGAAGGCGGGCGGAATCCGTTGTTTGTTCCGGGCGAGACCGTGGAGACCTTTCCCGCGGACGCCTCCATGGAGGAACGCGCCCGGCGTATCGCCGCCGCGCTGGACGGGCGGGAAGAGAGTCTGCGCATACGCAGGCGCGGCAGGAGCGTCATGGAGCGCCGCTGCAACGAGGCCTCGGTGCTGGATGAGCATCTGCGTTTCGTGCTTGCGGCCTTTGCGCGGACGCGGCAAGCCTAG
- a CDS encoding type III secretion system chaperone translates to MDQSLSYIEALNRETGLDIRLSDAGAAYLMLDGRGLLIQWLEAQQMFVIYAEVGPLAGWRDGEVLRRLLAANFLFMQTRGGALSYDASANMVGMNYALPVYGLSPEDFVKKLDAVLTLTEEWREELRRLCAEQERLAGGEPPEDDTLAAMQNMMRV, encoded by the coding sequence ATGGATCAGAGCCTTTCCTACATTGAAGCGCTGAACAGGGAAACCGGACTGGATATTCGGCTTTCCGACGCCGGGGCCGCGTATCTGATGCTCGACGGCCGCGGACTGCTGATCCAGTGGCTGGAGGCGCAGCAGATGTTCGTGATCTACGCGGAAGTGGGGCCCCTTGCGGGCTGGCGCGACGGCGAAGTGCTGCGTCGGCTTCTGGCCGCCAACTTTCTTTTCATGCAGACCCGGGGCGGGGCGCTCAGCTACGATGCCTCCGCCAACATGGTTGGCATGAACTATGCGCTTCCCGTGTACGGTCTTTCGCCGGAAGACTTTGTGAAGAAGCTCGACGCCGTGCTGACGCTGACGGAAGAGTGGAGAGAAGAGCTGCGCCGCCTGTGCGCGGAGCAGGAAAGACTTGCCGGAGGAGAGCCCCCGGAAGACGACACCCTTGCCGCCATGCAGAACATGATGCGGGTCTGA
- a CDS encoding DUF3737 family protein: METIQGKTFDEERALYGLCHARIRDCSFTGPADGESAVKECEDIVAERCLCNLRYPFWHVRGLTIRDCDITENGRAALWYSEHIDIEDTKLHGIKALRECSDVSVRNCDIVSNEFGWFSRNFSMRDCTAKSDYFMLHARNVECADVKFTGKYALQYMHDCVFERCDITSRDAFWHARNVTVRDCVLKGEFLGWYSDHLTLERCRIISSQPLCYCTNLRLVDCEVVDSDLCFEKSDIHAVITTRVDSIKNPRSGVIVLPGVDELIRDDDSHAEIIFTERPSQASDEAQKGEASAD; the protein is encoded by the coding sequence ATGGAAACAATACAAGGCAAGACGTTTGACGAAGAAAGGGCGCTGTACGGCCTTTGCCACGCGCGCATCAGGGATTGCTCGTTCACCGGCCCGGCGGACGGCGAAAGCGCGGTGAAGGAATGCGAAGACATTGTGGCGGAGCGCTGCCTGTGCAATCTGCGCTATCCGTTCTGGCATGTGCGCGGCCTGACCATACGCGACTGCGACATTACGGAAAACGGTCGCGCCGCGCTGTGGTATTCGGAACACATAGACATTGAAGACACGAAGCTGCACGGCATCAAGGCCCTGCGCGAATGCAGCGACGTCTCCGTGCGCAACTGCGACATTGTTTCCAACGAATTCGGATGGTTTTCCCGCAACTTCTCCATGCGTGACTGCACGGCGAAGAGCGACTATTTCATGCTGCACGCGCGCAACGTGGAATGCGCCGATGTAAAGTTCACGGGCAAGTACGCGCTCCAGTACATGCACGACTGCGTGTTCGAGCGCTGCGACATCACCAGTCGCGACGCCTTCTGGCATGCGCGCAACGTCACGGTGCGCGACTGCGTGCTGAAGGGAGAATTCCTCGGCTGGTATTCCGATCATCTCACGCTGGAGCGCTGCCGCATCATCAGTTCGCAGCCGCTGTGCTACTGCACCAATCTCAGGCTCGTGGACTGCGAAGTGGTGGATTCCGATCTCTGCTTTGAAAAGTCCGACATTCACGCCGTCATCACCACGCGCGTGGACAGCATCAAGAATCCGCGCTCGGGCGTGATCGTGCTTCCCGGCGTGGACGAGCTGATCCGCGACGACGATTCCCACGCCGAAATCATCTTCACGGAACGGCCTTCGCAGGCGTCCGACGAAGCGCAGAAGGGCGAAGCCTCCGCCGACTGA
- a CDS encoding iron-containing alcohol dehydrogenase family protein, producing MSHYNMFLPNYSIGSDCYNEIAHVTRHYGNTAVVIGGKTAMSKAHDALLKAVEGTHVTITDFVWFGGDSTYENGKMLMETESVKNADMIFAVGGGRACDTGKYVANELDKPLFCFPTVASNCASVTSICVIYNPDGSFREYYYPKMANHTFINSDIIADSPYQLLWAGIGDALSKECEAVFSSKGVELSHTPLMGVQLSHVCTSPLIRFGAKALEACRNKKPSHELEQVTLDIIISTGIVSNMTTHTPEYYYNSSLAHCVYYGATVTKNGHKHLHGEIVALGVLCLLTFDKKYEERDAIMAFNASMGFPVCFDDVEIDESEFEAMGEKVVTSTEWAYRPKGVTLEAFIESMREQNRCGREYKKNH from the coding sequence ATGTCTCATTACAATATGTTTCTTCCGAACTACTCCATCGGTTCCGACTGCTACAACGAAATAGCTCACGTCACCCGCCATTACGGCAACACCGCCGTGGTCATCGGCGGCAAAACGGCCATGTCCAAGGCACACGACGCCCTGCTGAAGGCCGTGGAAGGAACCCATGTGACCATTACCGACTTTGTCTGGTTCGGCGGCGACTCCACCTACGAGAACGGCAAAATGCTCATGGAAACCGAATCCGTCAAAAACGCCGATATGATCTTTGCCGTCGGCGGCGGCCGCGCCTGCGATACCGGCAAATACGTGGCCAACGAACTCGACAAGCCGCTCTTCTGCTTCCCCACCGTGGCCAGCAACTGCGCCTCCGTCACGTCCATCTGCGTGATCTACAATCCCGACGGAAGCTTCCGTGAATACTACTATCCCAAGATGGCGAATCACACCTTCATCAATTCCGACATCATCGCCGATTCGCCCTATCAGCTTCTCTGGGCCGGCATCGGCGACGCGCTTTCCAAGGAATGCGAAGCCGTGTTCTCCAGCAAGGGCGTGGAACTGAGCCATACGCCGCTCATGGGCGTGCAGCTCTCCCATGTCTGCACGAGCCCGCTGATCCGCTTCGGCGCCAAGGCCCTCGAGGCCTGCCGCAACAAGAAGCCTTCCCACGAACTGGAACAGGTAACGCTGGACATCATCATTTCCACGGGTATAGTTTCCAACATGACCACGCATACGCCCGAGTACTATTACAACTCTTCTCTGGCGCATTGCGTCTATTACGGCGCCACCGTAACGAAGAACGGACACAAGCACCTGCACGGCGAAATCGTCGCTCTGGGCGTTCTGTGCCTGCTCACCTTTGACAAGAAGTATGAAGAGCGCGACGCCATCATGGCCTTCAACGCCAGCATGGGCTTCCCGGTGTGCTTCGACGACGTGGAAATCGACGAAAGCGAATTTGAAGCCATGGGTGAAAAGGTGGTGACTTCCACCGAATGGGCCTATCGTCCGAAGGGCGTGACGCTGGAAGCCTTCATCGAAAGCATGAGGGAACAGAACCGCTGCGGCCGGGAGTACAAGAAGAATCACTGA
- a CDS encoding ammonia-forming cytochrome c nitrite reductase subunit c552: MNKMNMLMTGVIVACSIVSAGCQDDPPVVKTPIYNSGLPANTLDASAFEKAFPRQYATYRQNDESSVMTEYKGSVNFRKNDGVNPLPKGFRAAQPYLKNLWLGYPFMYEYNEARGHTYAVKDILEIDRINRYSPDGKGNMPTTCWNCKVPAISQWVAADGDAVWSRDFNDYRTKVDVMNGSISCATCHDTTTMELQLYSIPLKDWLARSGKDWATLSRNEKRSLVCGQCHVEYYFTHKDNGPAGKPVFPWDNGFDPENMYEYYNTHGPKNGPFTDFVHAVSGVNIIKAQHPEYETWQNGPHGAAGVSCADCHMPYQKQDGKKFSSHWWTSPLKDPELTACRTCHSDKTPEFLRARVHDIQEKTFRQLLKAQETSVKAHEAVRLANEFTGERNASYDKLMADARENVRKGQFFWDLISAENSVGFHNPAKALDTLMSSMEYSQKAIDLCIEATNAGIAANLAGDIKDIVPPILEFSRKLQQDPEYMKSHKWLTYLPVLPEADLVWEGNKRIR, translated from the coding sequence ATGAATAAGATGAACATGCTCATGACAGGCGTTATCGTTGCCTGTTCCATCGTCAGCGCGGGCTGTCAGGACGATCCCCCCGTGGTGAAGACCCCCATTTACAATAGCGGCCTTCCCGCGAACACGCTCGACGCCTCGGCCTTTGAAAAGGCCTTCCCCCGCCAGTACGCCACCTATCGCCAGAACGACGAAAGTTCCGTCATGACGGAATACAAGGGTTCGGTGAACTTCCGCAAGAACGACGGCGTGAATCCGCTGCCCAAGGGCTTCCGGGCGGCGCAGCCGTATCTGAAGAATCTGTGGCTGGGCTATCCTTTCATGTACGAATACAACGAGGCGCGCGGTCATACCTACGCGGTCAAGGACATTCTCGAAATAGACCGCATCAACCGCTACTCGCCCGACGGCAAGGGCAACATGCCCACCACCTGCTGGAACTGCAAGGTTCCGGCCATATCGCAGTGGGTGGCCGCCGACGGCGACGCGGTGTGGAGCCGCGATTTCAACGACTACCGCACCAAGGTGGACGTCATGAACGGAAGCATCAGCTGCGCCACCTGCCACGACACCACCACCATGGAACTGCAGCTCTACTCCATTCCGCTCAAGGACTGGCTCGCCAGAAGCGGCAAGGACTGGGCCACCCTCTCGCGCAACGAAAAGCGCAGTCTGGTGTGCGGTCAGTGCCACGTGGAATACTACTTCACCCACAAGGACAACGGCCCGGCCGGCAAGCCCGTGTTCCCGTGGGACAACGGCTTCGATCCCGAAAACATGTATGAATACTACAACACCCACGGCCCCAAGAACGGACCGTTCACCGACTTCGTGCATGCGGTTTCGGGCGTGAACATCATCAAGGCCCAGCACCCCGAATACGAAACCTGGCAGAACGGACCGCACGGCGCGGCGGGCGTTTCCTGCGCGGACTGCCACATGCCCTATCAGAAGCAGGACGGCAAGAAGTTCTCGAGTCACTGGTGGACCTCGCCCCTCAAGGATCCCGAACTGACGGCCTGCCGCACCTGTCATTCCGACAAGACTCCGGAATTCCTGCGCGCCCGCGTGCACGACATTCAGGAAAAGACGTTCCGTCAGCTTCTCAAGGCGCAGGAAACCAGCGTGAAGGCGCATGAAGCCGTGCGGCTCGCCAATGAATTTACGGGCGAACGCAACGCCTCCTACGACAAGCTCATGGCCGACGCCCGCGAAAACGTGCGCAAGGGACAGTTCTTCTGGGATCTCATTTCCGCGGAAAACAGCGTGGGCTTCCACAATCCGGCCAAGGCGCTCGACACGCTCATGAGCTCCATGGAATACAGCCAGAAGGCCATTGATCTGTGCATCGAGGCCACGAACGCCGGCATTGCCGCGAACCTCGCCGGCGACATCAAGGACATCGTGCCGCCCATTCTGGAATTCAGCCGCAAGCTCCAGCAGGATCCGGAATACATGAAGAGTCACAAGTGGCTCACCTACCTGCCCGTGCTGCCCGAAGCCGACCTCGTGTGGGAAGGCAACAAGCGCATCCGCTGA
- a CDS encoding 4Fe-4S binding protein encodes MHQNGGSGEKAARAWIAPVFFVPALALAAAHVWRAGQTGEAAALIVWALMCLTRRAWMRPLAAALLLLLAGEWLVTTQSLMEMRVALGRPWTRLAVIMLAVTAFTAGAALPTSAKAGRAWFCRGREREFMQAAAFLLAFAPLFCMARVAPQLMLVHRLVPGFGVMQALAAGCWSAWLCARLADAKQAGRTRLFAWRLFSVVFFAQFFLSLAGWSLFSMTGEWHIPVPGVIVAGALYRGAAGFMPLLFAVSVLVLGAAWCSHLCYFGSWDAWAASRAKPSPHPGPLRWRALSLLLVCLAALALRHVASLPAAVACGAALGLVMIPAAFFVSRRRGWAAYCTLICPLGLLSCLAGRLSPWRVRRSSACTLCGACTRVCRYGALTKERLEAGGPGLSCTLCRDCLNVCPRGGLTMTCAGHGAGGRAEKAFVVLACALHALFLFSAMV; translated from the coding sequence ATGCATCAGAACGGCGGAAGCGGAGAAAAGGCTGCGCGCGCCTGGATTGCACCCGTGTTTTTTGTGCCCGCGCTCGCGCTGGCGGCGGCGCATGTGTGGCGCGCAGGGCAGACGGGCGAGGCCGCGGCGCTCATCGTCTGGGCGCTCATGTGCCTGACGCGGCGCGCCTGGATGCGTCCGCTCGCGGCGGCCCTGCTTCTGCTGCTTGCGGGGGAGTGGCTGGTCACCACGCAGAGTCTCATGGAAATGCGCGTGGCCCTGGGCAGACCCTGGACGCGTCTTGCCGTCATCATGCTGGCGGTGACGGCCTTCACCGCGGGCGCGGCCCTGCCGACCTCGGCGAAGGCGGGCCGTGCGTGGTTTTGCCGCGGCCGTGAGCGGGAATTCATGCAGGCGGCGGCCTTTCTGCTCGCTTTTGCGCCGCTCTTCTGCATGGCGCGCGTGGCTCCGCAGCTCATGCTCGTTCACAGACTTGTTCCGGGCTTCGGCGTGATGCAGGCGCTCGCGGCCGGATGCTGGAGCGCGTGGCTGTGCGCCCGACTGGCCGACGCAAAACAGGCGGGCCGGACGCGCCTCTTTGCGTGGCGGCTGTTTTCCGTGGTGTTCTTCGCGCAGTTTTTTCTTTCGCTTGCGGGCTGGTCGCTGTTTTCCATGACCGGCGAATGGCACATTCCCGTGCCGGGCGTCATCGTGGCCGGAGCGCTGTACCGCGGCGCGGCCGGATTCATGCCTCTTTTGTTTGCCGTGTCGGTGCTCGTGCTCGGGGCCGCGTGGTGCAGTCATTTGTGCTACTTCGGCTCGTGGGACGCATGGGCCGCGTCCCGCGCAAAGCCTTCGCCGCATCCCGGACCGCTGCGCTGGCGCGCGCTTTCGCTTCTGCTGGTCTGCTTGGCGGCGCTGGCGCTTCGCCATGTTGCGTCGCTGCCTGCGGCCGTGGCCTGCGGCGCGGCGCTGGGGCTCGTCATGATTCCCGCAGCCTTCTTCGTCAGCCGCCGCAGAGGCTGGGCCGCCTACTGCACTCTGATTTGTCCGCTGGGGCTGCTCTCCTGCCTTGCGGGCCGTCTTTCCCCCTGGCGCGTGCGGCGTTCCTCCGCGTGTACGCTCTGCGGCGCGTGTACGCGCGTCTGCCGCTACGGCGCGCTCACGAAAGAACGTCTCGAAGCCGGAGGCCCCGGACTCTCCTGCACATTGTGCCGCGACTGCCTGAACGTCTGCCCCCGCGGCGGCCTGACCATGACCTGCGCCGGGCATGGTGCAGGAGGCCGCGCGGAGAAGGCGTTCGTTGTTCTGGCGTGCGCGCTGCACGCGCTCTTTCTTTTCTCCGCCATGGTGTGA